One Sphingomonas endolithica genomic window, GGCGTGGCACGCCGGCACGTCGATCGTGAACACGCCGAGATCGACGATCGCGGGGCTCAGCGTCCGGCCGCGGCAATCGATCACCTCGGCGCCTTCCGGAATGGCGAACGTGCCCGTGGCCACGATCTGCTTGTCGGCCATCAGCACGCCACCATTGCTGGTGCCCGCCACCGGGCAGACGAGCTGCGCATTGATCAGGGCGATCGTCATGCCCAACCCTCCACGCCGCGCGCGCGCCTGGTCAGCACGTCGAGGCACGCCATGCGGACGGCGACCCCCATCTCGACCTGTTCGGTGATGGCCGACTGATCCACATGGTCGGCAACCGCCGAATCGATCTCCACGCCGCGGTTCATCGGTCCGGGATGCATCACCAGCGCGCCCGGTGCGGCAAGCGCCAGGCGTTTGAGCGTCAGCCCGTAGCGCAAATGGAATTCGCGGTTGGAAGGGACAAAGCCGCCGGCCATGCGCTCGTTCTGCAGGCGCAGCATCATCACCACGTCGGCGCTCTGCAGCGCAGAATCGAAATCGGTGAACGGCGTCACGCCCATGCGCTCGATCCCGGCGGGCATCAGCGTGGACGGCGCGCACACGCGGACGTCGGCGGAAAGCGCGGTCAGCGCCAGGATGTTCGAGCGTGCGACTCGGCTGTGCAGCAGATCGCCGCAGATCACCACGCGCTGGTTGTGCACCGTGCCGCGGCGGCGGCGGATCGTCAGCGCATCGAGCAGTGCCTGGGTCGGATGCTCGTGCTGGCCGTCGCCCGCATTAAGCACCGGGCAATCGACCTTGTCGGCGATCAGCCGCACCGCGCCCGACGATCCGTGGCGGATGACGATCACGTCGGCGCGCATCGCGTTCAACGTCATCGCCGTGTCGATCAGCGTCTCGCCTTTCTTCACGCTCGATTGGGCGGCATGCATGTTGACGACGTCGGCGCGCAGGCGTTTCCCGGCAATCTCGAACGAGAGCAGGGTGCGCGTGCTGTTCTCGAAAAAAGCGTTGATCTGCGTGAGCCCGCGCAGCCGATCGTCATTGCCGGATCGGCTGCGGTTCGCCTCCACCCATTGTTCCGCCTCGTCGAGCAGGAACGTGATTTCGTGCGGGGCAAGGCCCGCAATGCCGGTGAGGTGCCGGTGCGGGAATACGGCGCGGCCTGGCAGGGAGGCAGCGGGGCTATGATCTGATGCTGGCATTAAAGGGGTTCGGTAATGGCGGGCGGGCAGGCGCGCAAGCAAGTGATGGGCTGCGCACCTACAATCATCCGCGACTCTCTCGACCAAGCAGTTCCCCGGCGAAGGCCGGGGCCCAGGAGCGAAGGTGGAAATGATCGAGCGCCGCGTCGGTCTTTCGACCGTGCCGCTACTGGACCCCGGCCTCCGCCGGGGAACACGCTCTCGCACCCCATTGGGGAGCGAGTGCTACCCCACCGCCACCAAGGCGTCGATCGCACCCTGCAGGATATAAGCCGCGGCCATCTTGTCGACCAGCTCGGCACGCTTGGCCCGGCTGGCATCCTGCTCGATCAGCGTCCGCGTCACGGCCTGCGTGGAGAAACGCTCGTCCCACAACAGGATCGGCAGGTTCAGATCCTCCATGTTGCGGGCGAACGCCCGGCTGGATTGGCTGCGCGGGCTTTCCTGCCCGTCGAGATGCAGCGGCAGGCCGATGACGATGCCTGCGACGCGTTGCTCCGCGATGAGTGCGGCCAGCGCGATCTTGTCCTTCTGGAACTTGGTGCGCCGGATCAGTAGCGCCGGCGAGGCGAAGCTCCACCCGGCGTCGCAGATTGCGGTGCCGATCGTCTTGGTGCCGACATCGAGGCCGATCAGCCGGCCGGCGGCGGGCAGGGCATCGCGATATTGGGTGCGGTCGGTCGTGATCATCGTGCGCCGAACGCCGCCAGCCGCCGCGCCGCATCGGCGCGCACGTTCGCCCAGAACAGGCCGTAATCGTAGACGTGGTAATTGTTGCCCGGCAGCACATAGGGGCCGATCTCCGGCGGCGTGCCGATCAGCAGGAACCCGCGCGGATCGCAGCGCGCCGGCACGCGGCCCGCGACGATCGTCGCACTGGCGAGATCGGCGGCAGGAACCAGCGTGCCGAGATTGGCGCTCGCGGGGGCCGCGGCGTTGCCGGTGCCGGTCAGCGGGTTGGTGCACACCATCGGCGTGCCGCGCCGCGGCTGGCCGTTGAAGCCGATCGTCTTGTCATATGCTTCGCTGACCATGGCCGTGTCGGCGGGTTCGGCGAAGCTCTCCCAGGACAGCAGGCATCGCGCCTGATCGGCGCGGGTGCATTCCGGCAGGCCCAACGCGGCAAGATCGGCGCTCCGCGACACCGGCCAGCCGACAACGTAAGCGGCGACGATCCGGCGGGCTACGGGCGTGCCGGCGATTTTCTCGCGCAGCAGTCGGGTGAGATGCAGCGAGCCCTGGCTGTGGCCGACCAGGATGATCGGGCGATCGCCCGCCTCGCGCAGGAACTGGTCGAACGCCGCCGACACGTCGCCATAGGCGAGCGCAAGCGCCTGGTTGGCGGCTGCGGCATCGGTCAGGAACGCGCCGAACGTCGCCTGGCGATAGCGCGGTGCCCAGATCGCGCCCACTTCGTTGAAGGCGCTCGCCTGGCCGCGCAGGAACAGCTCGGCCCGGGCGTTGGTCTCTTCGTCGTCGAGCGCGGCATTCCAGCGCTTCGTGCCGAGGAACGAGGTCGGGTGGATGAAGAACACGGCGGCGGCAGGGTGCGTGTTTGCGCCATAGCCGGTGGGTGTCCAGCGGGCGGGATCGGTCACCCGGCGCGGATGGGCGATCCACATCTTGGGATCGGCATAGGCATTGGGCGCCACCGGCGGCAGCGACTGGAATTGCGCCGTGGGCACGGCCCACCAGCGGATGATCTGCATGCCCCATAGGCGGTAGGCAAAGGCGGCGCCGACCGTCAGCATGATCAGCACGACGATGACGTAGAGGAACTTGCGGGCCACGCGGGACTCCAATGTGATCGGCACGTGTCGCCGATGCTGACGGCACCCGCCTGCACGATGATGCGTGCCCGTGCAATCTCATGGACGCCGCGACGCTTGCGCCGACAAGCCGCGCTCTGCTAGCCGCACTGCCATGTCAGTAGATATCCCCACCGTGAAGAAGATCGCGAGCCTAGCCCGCATCGCGATCACCGAGGACGAGGCCGCGCGCATCGCGCCCGAGCTCGACAATATCATGCATTGGATCGAGCAACTGGGCGAGGTCGATACGACCGGCGTCGCGCCGATGACCGCCGTGATCCCGAACCATCTGCGCTTGCGCGACGACGTCGTCACCGATGGCGGCGTGCGCGATGCGGTGCTAGCGAATGCGCCACAAGCCGAACATGGCTTCTTCACCGTGCCGAAGGTAATCGAATGACGTTCGTAGAGCGGCATTCGATCATCCCCGCACCAGCGGGGATCCAGAAACAAAGACTCCCCCGCGTGTGGCCCTGGACCCCCGCGTTCGCGGGGGAACTGAAGGGCAGGGTACGATGACCGACCTCACCAACCTCGGCGTCGCCGCGATCCGCGATGGCGTGCGCGACGGCAGCTTCTCTGCACGCGAAGTGGCCGGGGCGTTCGTCGCCAATGTCGCCGCGGCCAAGGTGCTCAACGCCTTCCTGGTCGAAACGCCCGATCACGCGCTGGCCGCCGCCGATGCCGCCGACGCTGCGCGCGCCGCGGGCGAGACGCCCAAGCCGCTGGCCGGCGTGCCGATCGGCATGAAGGACCTGTTCTGCACCAAGGGCGTGCCCGCGACCGCCGGCAGCCTGATGCTCGAAGGCTTCACCCCGCCATACGAATCCACCGTGTCGGGCAATCTCTGGAATGCCGGCGCCGGCATGCTCGGCAAGCTCAACATGGATCAGTTCGCGATGGGCTCGTCCAACGAGACCAGCGCCTTCGGCAACGTCATCTCGCCGTGGCGGCGCAGCGACGGCGGCAATGCCGCGCTTGCGCCGGGCGGCTCCTCGGGCGGTTCGTCGGCGGCAATCGCCGCGCGGCTGTGCCCGGCGGCGACCGGCACCGATACCGGCGGCTCGATCCGCCAGCCCGCCGCCTTTACCGGCATTGCGGGCATCAAGCCGACCTACGGCCGCTGCTCGCGCTGGGGCACGATCGCCTTTGCCTCGTCGCTCGATCAGGCCGGGCCGATGGCGCGCGACGTGCGCGATTGCGCGATCATGCTGGAGAACATGGCTGGCTTCGACGCTAAGGACGCGACCTCGCTGCAGCTCGACGTGCCGCAGTGGGAGGCGGGTTTGTCGGGCGATCTTAAGGGCAAGCGCGTCGGTATTCCCAAGGAATATCGCGTCGACAATATGCCGGCCGAAATTGATGCCTTGTGGCAGCAGGGCATTGCCTGGCTGAAGGATGCCGGCGCCGAGATCGTCGAGGTCTCGCTGCCGCACACCAAATATGCGCTCCCCGCTTATTACATCATTGCGCCCGCCGAAGCCTCGTCCAACCTCGCGCGCTACGACGGCGTGCGCTACGGTCTGCGCGATCTGCCCGAGGGGGCGGGGCTGCAGGACATGTACGCCGCAACCCGCGCCGCCGGCTTCGGGCCGGAGGTCAAGCGCCGCATCATGATCGGCACCTACGTGCTCTCGGCGGGCTATTATGACGCGTATTTCACGCAGGCGTCGAAGATCCGCACGCTGATCGCGCGCGATTTCGACCAGGCCTGGGAAAGCTGCGACCTGCTGCTCACCCCGACCGCACCGTCCGCCGCGTTTGCGCTGGGCGAGAAGTCGGCCGATCCGCTGGCGATGTACCTCAACGACGTGTTCACCGTGCCATCCTCGCTCGCCGGGCTGCCGGCGATGAGCGTGCCGGGCGGGCTCGACGCGCACGGTCTGCCGCTCGGGCTGCAGATCATCGGCAAGGCGCTGGACGAACAGGGTGTGCTCAACGCCGGGCTGGCGCTCGAACAGCGCGCCGGCTTCACCGCGCGCGCCGAGGCGTGGTGGTGACATGGACGGGTTTCGCGAAAGCAATGTCGAGGTGCTGCGCGAGGGGCAGAATGCGCTGAACGTCGCGTTCGGCGCGATCCTCAGCGCCTATATCGGCAATTCGCTGGCCGAGATCGACAATCGCCCGTTCGATCATGTTGCGCTCGCCTGGTTCTTCCTTTTCGTCGCCGTCTTCATCCTGGGTCTCTGCGTCGGCAACACCGTGATCCTGCGCGGCGAGTTCCGGCTCGGCGCGATGTTCTTGGGCGTCGGCGCGGTCGGCGCCGTGCTGGCGCATAGCCAGGGCCGGCAACTCGGCTTCGAAGTGATCATCCTGCGGCTGCTCGCCTTCTGCTGGGTCGCCGCTTTGCTCGGCAGCAATGCGCTGCTCACCACCGTCAATTACATCCATCATCGGAAATTCAAGCGATGACCGAAGCATCCAAATACACCCTCCGCGGCAATACCGGCGACTGGGAGGTCGTGGTCGGGCTCGAAGTCCATGCGCAGGTGACCTCGAACGCCAAGCTCTTCTCGGGCGCCGCCACCACCTTCGGTGCCGAGCCCAACACGCAGGTGAGCCTGGTCGATGCGGCGATGCCCGGCATGCTGCCGGTGCCGAACCGCGAATGCATCCGCCAGGCGGTGCGCACCGGCATGGCGATCGACGCGCAGATCAACAAATGGTCGCGCTTCGATCGCAAGAACTACTTCTATGCCGATCTGCCGCAGGGCTATCAGATCAGCCAGCTGTACCATCCCTTGGTCGGCGAGGGCGCGATTGACATCAGCCTGGACGACAAGAACCCCGACCAGAGCGGCAAGCGCATCGGCGTCGAGCGCATCCATGTCGAGCAGGATGCCGGCAAGCTGATGCACGATCAGCATCCGACGCGCTCCTACGTCGATCTCAATCGCTCCGGCGTCGCATTGATGGAGATCGTTTCGAAGCCCGATCTCGCGTCTCCCGCAGAAGCAGGCGCGTATCTGCGCAAGCTGCGCTCGATCCTGCGCTATGTCGGCTCCTGCGACGGCAATATGGAAGAGGGCTCGATGCGCGCCGACGTGAACGTCAGCGTGCGCAAGGTTGGCGATCCGGAACTCGGCACGCGCACCGAGACGAAGAACGTCAATTCGGTCCGCTTCGTGATGGCGGTGGTCGAGCAGGAGGCCAAGCGTCAAGTCGAGGTGATCGAGGATGGCGGCCGCATCGTGCAGGAAACGCGGCTCTACGATCCCGACCGCAACGAGACGCGCTCGATGCGCTCGAAGGAAGATGCGCACGATTACCGCTACTTCCCCGATCCCGATCTGTTGCCGCTGGAACTGGACGACGCATTCCTCGCCGAATGCCGCGCGAGCCTGCCCGAACTGCCCGATGCCAAGCGCAAGCGCTTCGAGGCGCTGGGCATCACGGCATATGGCGCGGCGGTGCTGACGGCCGAAGTCGAGAATGCCCGCTGGTTCGATGCGCTGCTAGAAACCGGCGCCAAGCCCGTCGCGGCGGCGAATTGGGTAACGTCGGAACTGTTCGGCGCCCTCAATCGCCTCGGCAAGGACATCGCGACCTCGCCGGTCACGCCGGCGGGTGCCGCCGAATTGCTCGGTCTGATTGCCGACGGCACGCTGTCGAATACGCTCGCCAAGCAAGTGTTCGAGATCATGCTCGAAACCGGGCAGGGTGCCGCCGACGTGGTCGAGGAACGCGGCCTCAAGCAGACCAGCGACACCGGCGAGATCGAGAAGATCATCGCCGAGGTCATGGCCGCCAACGCCGACAAGGTCGCCGATTATCGTGGCGGCAAGGACAAGTTGTTCGGCTTCTTCGTCGGCCAGACGATGAAGGCAATGGGCGGAAAGGCCAATCCGGGCGTGGTCAATGATCTGTTGAAGAAGGCATTGGGCTGACGCGACGTGCGCCGCTGTCGACAAAGCAGCTTGCGCAGCAATGGCGTATCTGGATAACCTGATTTTGCCGTGATCGGGGGCGATACGCGGCATTGGGGGGATCTGATGCCGCGCTTTGTGTTTGCGCCTGCTTTGGCAGTGTTGCTGTCGATACATGCAGTGCCGGTGGTGCATGGTAAAACCGTCGTTTCGTCGGCATCAGTCGATCCTTCGACCTCCGGCCAGGTCTCCTCCCCGGTGATCGTCAGCGACATCCGCGTGAACATCGACCCGACGATCAAGATCGGCAGCGTGCGCTCCGGCATGGTCTGTGCACCCAATGGCGACCTGAAGTGGCATCAGATTGCCATGCCGCGCGATGAACAGATTCGCGCGGCGATCGCGGCTCGTTTGTCCGCGGCCGGCCGCGCGGTGCAAGCTGGCGGCGATGTCGCGAACGCATCGGCCGCCGCCAAGACGGTCGTCCGCCTCAGCATCGATGGTGCCGCCATGTCGCTGTGTACGGCGTGGATGGGGCTGGGCAAGGCGCCCAAGGCCAAGGGTACGATCAGGTTGACCTGGCATGTAAAGCCGCCGTCGAGTGCAGAACGGTCGCAGACTTCGGAAGAAAAGCTGGTGTTCGATCATCGCGATCCGCGTGTCGATGCGACCGTAATTCTCGATGCGATCGCCGCCTCGACGGTCGAACACCTGTCAGCCGTTTGAAGATCAAGTGATGTGAAGGCGAATCCATCTCTCCTGCATGCTTTCGATCTGGTAGGCACCGTTCAAGGGGGACTTACGTCATGATTCGTCACACGATTACTGCCGCTCTTGTGCTGCTGCCGGTGCCGACTGCTGCGTCTGACAAGGAGGAGAAGAACAGCCTCACGCACGGCATGGTGCAGATGAACGTCAAGGTTGGCGTCACGACCGAGGCCGAGATCATCGAGGCGTTCGGTGCGCCCAACATCACCACGCTCGATGGCTCGGGCCAGGAAATGTGGGTCTATGATCGCCAGGCGACGGTCA contains:
- a CDS encoding aspartate carbamoyltransferase catalytic subunit, with amino-acid sequence MPASDHSPAASLPGRAVFPHRHLTGIAGLAPHEITFLLDEAEQWVEANRSRSGNDDRLRGLTQINAFFENSTRTLLSFEIAGKRLRADVVNMHAAQSSVKKGETLIDTAMTLNAMRADVIVIRHGSSGAVRLIADKVDCPVLNAGDGQHEHPTQALLDALTIRRRRGTVHNQRVVICGDLLHSRVARSNILALTALSADVRVCAPSTLMPAGIERMGVTPFTDFDSALQSADVVMMLRLQNERMAGGFVPSNREFHLRYGLTLKRLALAAPGALVMHPGPMNRGVEIDSAVADHVDQSAITEQVEMGVAVRMACLDVLTRRARGVEGWA
- the ruvX gene encoding Holliday junction resolvase RuvX is translated as MITTDRTQYRDALPAAGRLIGLDVGTKTIGTAICDAGWSFASPALLIRRTKFQKDKIALAALIAEQRVAGIVIGLPLHLDGQESPRSQSSRAFARNMEDLNLPILLWDERFSTQAVTRTLIEQDASRAKRAELVDKMAAAYILQGAIDALVAVG
- a CDS encoding DUF3089 domain-containing protein, which gives rise to MARKFLYVIVVLIMLTVGAAFAYRLWGMQIIRWWAVPTAQFQSLPPVAPNAYADPKMWIAHPRRVTDPARWTPTGYGANTHPAAAVFFIHPTSFLGTKRWNAALDDEETNARAELFLRGQASAFNEVGAIWAPRYRQATFGAFLTDAAAANQALALAYGDVSAAFDQFLREAGDRPIILVGHSQGSLHLTRLLREKIAGTPVARRIVAAYVVGWPVSRSADLAALGLPECTRADQARCLLSWESFAEPADTAMVSEAYDKTIGFNGQPRRGTPMVCTNPLTGTGNAAAPASANLGTLVPAADLASATIVAGRVPARCDPRGFLLIGTPPEIGPYVLPGNNYHVYDYGLFWANVRADAARRLAAFGAR
- the gatC gene encoding Asp-tRNA(Asn)/Glu-tRNA(Gln) amidotransferase subunit GatC yields the protein MSVDIPTVKKIASLARIAITEDEAARIAPELDNIMHWIEQLGEVDTTGVAPMTAVIPNHLRLRDDVVTDGGVRDAVLANAPQAEHGFFTVPKVIE
- the gatA gene encoding Asp-tRNA(Asn)/Glu-tRNA(Gln) amidotransferase subunit GatA, translated to MTDLTNLGVAAIRDGVRDGSFSAREVAGAFVANVAAAKVLNAFLVETPDHALAAADAADAARAAGETPKPLAGVPIGMKDLFCTKGVPATAGSLMLEGFTPPYESTVSGNLWNAGAGMLGKLNMDQFAMGSSNETSAFGNVISPWRRSDGGNAALAPGGSSGGSSAAIAARLCPAATGTDTGGSIRQPAAFTGIAGIKPTYGRCSRWGTIAFASSLDQAGPMARDVRDCAIMLENMAGFDAKDATSLQLDVPQWEAGLSGDLKGKRVGIPKEYRVDNMPAEIDALWQQGIAWLKDAGAEIVEVSLPHTKYALPAYYIIAPAEASSNLARYDGVRYGLRDLPEGAGLQDMYAATRAAGFGPEVKRRIMIGTYVLSAGYYDAYFTQASKIRTLIARDFDQAWESCDLLLTPTAPSAAFALGEKSADPLAMYLNDVFTVPSSLAGLPAMSVPGGLDAHGLPLGLQIIGKALDEQGVLNAGLALEQRAGFTARAEAWW
- the gatB gene encoding Asp-tRNA(Asn)/Glu-tRNA(Gln) amidotransferase subunit GatB produces the protein MTEASKYTLRGNTGDWEVVVGLEVHAQVTSNAKLFSGAATTFGAEPNTQVSLVDAAMPGMLPVPNRECIRQAVRTGMAIDAQINKWSRFDRKNYFYADLPQGYQISQLYHPLVGEGAIDISLDDKNPDQSGKRIGVERIHVEQDAGKLMHDQHPTRSYVDLNRSGVALMEIVSKPDLASPAEAGAYLRKLRSILRYVGSCDGNMEEGSMRADVNVSVRKVGDPELGTRTETKNVNSVRFVMAVVEQEAKRQVEVIEDGGRIVQETRLYDPDRNETRSMRSKEDAHDYRYFPDPDLLPLELDDAFLAECRASLPELPDAKRKRFEALGITAYGAAVLTAEVENARWFDALLETGAKPVAAANWVTSELFGALNRLGKDIATSPVTPAGAAELLGLIADGTLSNTLAKQVFEIMLETGQGAADVVEERGLKQTSDTGEIEKIIAEVMAANADKVADYRGGKDKLFGFFVGQTMKAMGGKANPGVVNDLLKKALG